In Myxocyprinus asiaticus isolate MX2 ecotype Aquarium Trade chromosome 32, UBuf_Myxa_2, whole genome shotgun sequence, one genomic interval encodes:
- the LOC127423245 gene encoding cholesterol transporter ABCA5-like isoform X2, with amino-acid sequence MLHPGANVTHLAHFTSKRETQAEMQTKRPMWNTLKVRAVMMGHPGSVEVQKFPHALISIYLVLAFTPFVSFLIVNVAAEKEQRLKDTMGMMGLYDSAFWLSWGLLYAALVTTMSILMAVIATCTPLFSNSNFFLIFLLIFLYGISSIFFSFMLTHLFKKPKFASTVGSMLTVVFGCLSLFTVLMRDFPQFAVWLLCLLSPSAFSIGIAQVVYLEAQGDGAVFSSLGNGPHALYVPMVMLFLDCILYLLLAIYLDQVLPGEFGTRRSVLYFLQPSYWSKQRKRYVEVSSVYEGEVNGTPASDESVEAVSPEFRGKEVIRICNIHKIYKEKDGTVEALRGLTFDIYEGQITALLGHSGAGKSTLMNILCGICPPTEGTATIYGSPVAEIAEGEEMKQLVGICPQFNIIFDVLTVEEHLRIFAAIKGILPSDIDSEVKKVLKDLDLEKIMDAQAKNLSGGQKRKLSVAIAILGDPKILLLDEPTAGMDPVSRHQVWSLLKSRRAGRVTVLSTHYMDEADILADRKAIISRGQLKCVGSSLYLKTKCGVGYHLRMSVAECCEVEHITSLVKQHVSKAQLSRQQEAVLTFTLPFESMDTFPGLFAELDCRPDLGIINYGVSMTTLEDVFLRLEAEAEVDQADYSVFNQEKVEEGGEASSLDDTDQRLLMFSDNRQDAVTGRALWWQQFRTVAWLHILNLQRERKPIIYNLMLFLVFLSSMLILSVATGNIQIHSPERLFSPIYLLHRNEAPRKYTTSLLVQNSTDSDLSGFIQNLESQDIEVEMMKKPDYMSAAPVSAAINVTGSSKDLSYVLAFNSTTVHSLPMALNVLSNALLKGLNGTGRIKTWTKPFDYQIPDKTSYAMVYIEAVILGMLAAGMPAYFAMDHTRDRELKCRSTLRISGLIPSAYWCGQAAIDVPFYYLILTCMTSTLFAFHSTNLLTSSNIMSVALCLIGFSPAMILFTYCVSFMFVRVQSNRDFFSVVSMMLCVVSASLVQLSLVNESAGLYRILHIALCFFSPLYPLMGCLNCITTATFLQSSHEEEFLWKSLFISVVAPYIQCILLLFILRWSEKRYGGQTMKNDQLCRISSNAKSKVQRNPEENISEDEDVQVEKARVKEALTCQSCEEKPVVVVSDLRKQYKGKREGFSLGKIRKVATKNISFCVRKGEVLGLLGPNGAGKSTIMHMLSGDTEPTAGQILMGDYFQPMENPLEHVGYCPQVNPLWPRITLQEHLEIYAAIKGLHQCDIPNIIKRVVNALELKDHLYKQAKHLSAGLKRKLCFALSMLGNPQIVLLDEPSAGMDPKSKQRMWRAIRAAFKNKQRGALLTTHYMEEAEAVCDRVAIMVSGQLRCIGSIQHLKGKFGRGYSLEINLREELTGLQQVALLHKEILKIFPHAARQDSFATLMVYKIPMEDVTSLAKSFAQLESAKKNFNFEEYNFSQSTLEQVFMDFAKEQENEEEEVGSLSTTFQWQRLRQDGSVSVNHAESIVHQL; translated from the exons ATGCAGACCAAGCGTCCAATGTGGAACACATTAAAAGTGCGTGCAGTGATGATGGGTCATCCAGGTTCTGTTGAGGTCCAGAAGTTCCCTCACGCCCTCATCTCCATTTACCTGGTGCTAGCATTCACACCCTTCGTCTCCTTCCTCATAGTCAATGTGGCAGCTGAAAAAGAGCAGCGACTCAAAGACACCATGGGCATGATGGGATTGTATGACTCTGCGTTCTG GCTTTCATGGGGTCTCCTCTATGCCGCACTAGTTACGACCATGTCCATTCTCATGGCTGTTATAGCAACCTGCACCCCCCTGTTCTCCAACAGCAACTTCTTTCTGATcttcctcctcatcttcctctaTGGAATATCTTCT ATCTTCTTCTCCTTCATGTTGACCCATCTGTTTAAGAAGCCCAAGTTTGCAAGTACAGTGGGCTCCATGCTGACGGTGGTCTTCGGATGTCTGTCTCTCTTCACTGTACTAATGAGAGATTTTCCCCAGTTTGCTGTCTGGCTCCTCTGTCTTTTGTCTCCGAGCGCTTTCTCTATCGGCATTGCCCAG gTGGTGTATCTGGAAGCTCAAGGAGATGGTGCAGTGTTCTCCTCTCTTGGCAATGGTCCTCATGCCCTCTATGTTCCTATGGTCATGCTGTTCCTGGACTGCATTCTCTATTTGCTTTTAGCCATTTACCTGGACCAGGTGCTCCCAG GGGAGTTTGGCACAAGGCGCTCTGTGCTGTACTTCCTGCAGCCATCCTATTGGTCAAAGCAGAGGAAGCGCTACGTAGAGGTGAGCTCCGTTTATGAGGGGGAGGTGAATGGAACGCCTGCGTCTGATGAATCAGTGGAGGCGGTTTCTCCTGAGTTCAGAGGCAAAGAGGTCATCAG GATCTGCAATATCCATAAAATCTACAAAGAGAAAGACGGCACAGTGGAGGCTTTGAGGG GTTTGACCTTTGACATCTATGAGGGTCAGATCACAGCCCTCCTGGGTCACAGTGGAGCTGGAAAATCCACCCTCATGAACATCCTGTGTGGCATCTGCCCTCCAACAGAAG GAACAGCCACTATTTATGGCTCCCCTGTGGCGGAGATAGCAGAGGGAGAAGAGATGAAACAGCTGGTTGGTATATGCCCACAGTTCAACATCATCTTTGATGTGCTCACTGTAGAGGAACACCTGAGGATATTTGCTGCAATCAAAGGGATCCTGCCTTCTGATATTGATAGTGAG gTTAAGAAAGTTCTGAAGGATCTGGATTTGGAAAAGATTATGGATGCCCAGGCAAAGAACCTGAGTGGAGGCCAAAAGAGGAAGCTCTCGGTGGCCATAGCAATTCTAGGAGATCCAAAG ATACTTCTTCTGGACGAGCCTACAGCTGGTATGGACCCAGTGTCACGCCACCAAGTTTGGTCTTTATTGAAGAGCCGTAGAGCAGGCAGAGTTACTGTACTCAGCACGCATTACATGGACGAGGCAGATATACTTGCAG ACCGTAAAGCCATCATCTCTCGAGGACAGCTGAAATGTGTTGGCTCCTCTTTGTACCTGAAGACCAAGTGTGGGGTTGGCTACCATCTTAG GATGTCAGTGGCTGAATGCTGTGAGGTGGAGCACATCACATCGCTGGTCAAGCAGCATGTTTCCAAGGCACAGTTGTCAAGGCAGCAAGAGGCTGTGCTCACATTCACGTTGCCTTTCGAGAGCATGGACACTTTCCCAG GGCTTTTTGCAGAGCTTGACTGTCGGCCTGACCTGGGTATAATTAATTATGGGGTCTCCATGACAACATTAGAGGATGTATTCTTGCGTCTGGAGGCAGAAGCAGAGGTGGATCAGGCCG ACTACAGTGTGTTTAACCAGGAGAAGGTGGAAGAAGGTGGCGAAGCTTCCTCTCTGGATGATACAGACCAGAGGCTGTTGATGTTCTCAGACAACAGGCAGGATGCAGTAACTGGACGTGCCCTCTGGTGGCAGCAGTTCAGAACGGTGGCCTGGCTGCACATACTCAACCTGCAGAGAGAAAGGAAACCCATCATATACAA TTTGATGCTGTTCCTGGTTTTTTTGTCTTCAATGCTGATTTTGTCTGTGGCAACAGGAAACATTCAGATTCACTCTCCTGAAAGACTGTTTTCACCCATATACCTGCTGCACCGCAATGAAGCTCCACGCAAATACACCACAAGCCTGCTTGTGCAAAACTCCACTG ATTCTGATCTGTCAGGGTTCATCCAGAATCTGGAGTCTCAGGACATTGAAGTGGAAATGATGAAGAAGCCAGACTACATGTCTGCAGCACCTGTGAGTGCTGCCATCAATGTAACAGGATCCAGTAAG GATTTGTCCTACGTCTTAGCATTTAACAGTACTACTGTGCACTCCCTGCCCATGGCTCTCAATGTGCTCAGTAACGCCCTCCTGAAGGGTTTGAACGGCACAGGACGCATTAAAACATGGACCAAACCTTTTGACTAT CAAATCCCAGATAAGACATCCTACGCTATGGTTTACATTGAGGCAGTAATTCTGGGGATGCTGGCTGCTGGGATGCCAGCATACTTTGCCATGGACCACACGAGAGACAGAGAA CTGAAGTGTCGGTCGACTCTAAGGATCTCTGGTCTGATTCCATCTGCATACTGGTGTGGTCAGGCAGCCATTGATGTCCCTTTCTATTATCTTATCTTAACCTGTATGACCAGCACCCTTTTTGCTTTCCATTCTACAAACCTGTTGACCTCGAGTAACATCATGTCTGTG GCTCTGTGTTTGATTGGCTTCTCTCCAGCCATGATCCTCTTCACCTACTGTGTGTCCTTCATGTTTGTCAGAGTCCAGAGTAACAGAGACTTCTTCTCAGTGGTATCCATGATG TTGTGCGTGGTTTCTGCATCTTTAGTCCAGTTATCTCTTGTGAATGAAAGCGCTGGGCTATATCGTATCCTACACATTGCACTGTGTTTCTTCAGTCCACTCTATCCTCTTATGGGTTGCCTTAATTGCATTACCACG GCCACCTTCCTTCAGTCCAGTCATGAGGAGGAGTTCCTGTGGAAGAGTCTCTTCATCTCTGTTGTGGCT CCGTATATCCAGTGTATCCTGCTGCTCTTCATTCTGAGATGGTCGGAGAAGAGATATGGAGGGCAGACCATGAAAAACGACCAACTTTGCAG GATTTCCTCCAATGCAAAGAGCAAAGTTCAGCGGAACCCAGAGGAGAACATTAGCGAGGATGAGGATGTTCAGGTGGAGAAAGCTCGAGTGAAGGAGGCGTTGACCTGTCAGTCCTGTGAGGAA AAACCAGTGGTGGTGGTGAGTGACCTGAGGAAACAATACAAAGGCAAGAGAGAAGGTTTCTCTCTTGGCAAGATAAGAAAAGTGGCCACTAagaacatctccttctgtgttcgcAAAG GTGAGGTTTTGGGTCTGCTGGGACCAAATGGAGCTGGAAAGAGCACCATCATGCACATGCTGTCAGGGGACACGGAGCCCACTGCTGGACAG atcCTGATGGGGGATTACTTCCAGCCAATGGAAAACCCCTTGGAGCATGTGGGGTACTGTCCTCAGGTGAACCCTCTTTGGCCTAGAATCACTTTACAGGAGCACCTGGAGATCTATGCTGCCATAAAGGGGTTACATCAATGTGATATCCCAAATATCATTAAGCG TGTTGTAAATGCTCTGGAACTGAAGGATCATCTTTATAAACAGGCAAAACACCTGTCTGCAGGGCTAAAGAGGAAG ttgTGCTTTGCActaagcatgctgggaaatcctCAGATAGTATTGTTAGATGAGCCGTCTGCAGGGATGGATCCCAAATCGAAGCAGCGCATGTG GAGGGCAATCCGCGCTGCATTTAAGAACAAACAGCGAGGAGCCCTTTTAACCACCCACTACATGGAGGAGGCTGAGGCTGTGTGCGACCGTGTGGCCATCATGGTCTCTGGTCAGCTACG GTGTATTGGTTCAATTCAGCACCTGAAGGGGAAGTTCGGGAGAGGCTACAGCCTAGAGATTAATCTCAGGGAGGAGCTCACGGGTCTCCAGCAGGTGGCGCTGTTGCACAAAGAGATACTAAAAATATTTCCCCACGCTGCTCGTCAGGACAG TTTTGCCACCCTGATGGTGTATAAAATCCCAATGGAGGATGTGACGTCACTAGCCAAGTCGTTTGCCCAGCTAGAGAGTG ctaaaaaaaactttaactttgAAGAGTACAACTTCTCCCAGTCAACTCTTGAACAG GTTTTCATGGATTTCGCTAAAGAGCAGGAGAACGAAGAGGAAGAGGTGGGATCTCTCAGCACTACTTTCCAATGGCAGAGACTGAGACAGGACGGTTCTGTATCCGTCAATCACGCTGAAAGCATAGTACACCAGCTATGA